One region of Endozoicomonas sp. Mp262 genomic DNA includes:
- a CDS encoding 4Fe-4S dicluster domain-containing protein, with product MYVYELERAEHLRDWLALRYNVLQPVHDETGNGSWQPLKSGEVTPFDQKLRPVMSPKSLFFAEREMLFEFDGEQFKTTRPASEPRVLFGVKACDLAAIAYQDVHFKDDPYYQARRKETLLVGIDCSAPCNNGFCSTVDAGPHVGEDLADLILTPMPNIGGDQPGWWLICSSPAGQAAVSGMNLSPADSHWSYWRKMNAEHAKAAFADDTYIINGIQRINARAVPDKVWDRLAQQCLGCSGCSQTCPTCSCYATRDHKTETGYSRERFYDSCLMEGFQKEASGANPARAPGRRVARYWYHKFSGDIAKKMGRYGCVGCGRCDMTCPGSIGVHAVMEKVAHV from the coding sequence ATGTACGTTTATGAACTGGAACGGGCTGAGCATTTAAGGGATTGGCTGGCTTTGCGGTATAACGTATTACAGCCCGTTCATGATGAAACGGGTAATGGCAGCTGGCAACCCCTGAAAAGCGGTGAGGTGACACCCTTTGACCAGAAACTAAGACCCGTTATGTCGCCAAAGTCCCTGTTTTTTGCCGAGCGGGAAATGCTGTTTGAATTTGATGGTGAACAGTTTAAAACCACCCGACCAGCGTCAGAACCCCGTGTTTTATTTGGGGTCAAAGCCTGTGATCTGGCAGCTATTGCCTATCAGGATGTTCATTTTAAAGACGACCCTTATTATCAGGCCAGAAGAAAAGAGACATTGCTGGTGGGCATTGACTGTAGTGCGCCCTGTAATAATGGCTTCTGTTCAACCGTGGATGCAGGCCCCCATGTGGGTGAAGACCTTGCTGACCTGATTTTAACGCCTATGCCCAATATTGGTGGGGATCAGCCTGGCTGGTGGCTCATTTGCTCAAGTCCGGCGGGACAGGCAGCAGTGTCCGGAATGAACCTTTCTCCCGCTGATTCCCACTGGAGTTACTGGCGGAAAATGAATGCGGAGCATGCCAAAGCTGCATTTGCAGACGACACCTACATTATTAATGGTATTCAGCGAATAAATGCCCGGGCAGTACCTGATAAAGTTTGGGATCGTTTAGCGCAACAATGCCTCGGTTGCTCAGGCTGTAGCCAAACCTGCCCAACCTGTAGTTGCTATGCCACCCGTGACCATAAGACAGAGACAGGCTATTCCAGAGAACGGTTTTACGATTCCTGCCTGATGGAAGGTTTCCAGAAAGAAGCCAGTGGTGCCAACCCCGCCCGGGCTCCGGGCAGGCGGGTAGCCCGCTATTGGTATCATAAGTTTTCCGGGGATATTGCCAAAAAAATGGGGCGTTATGGCTGTGTGGGTTGTGGCCGCTGTGATATGACCTGCCCGGGTTCAATTGGTGTTCATGCGGTGATGGAGAAAGTAGCTCATGTTTGA
- a CDS encoding DUF1800 domain-containing protein — MAVILNSQAQAAEFLYRATFGPKGDDIADLLDIGVEKWLEHQFKLSPELHLDLAKKYAKITGNKSTNKFCRRGAWWCRTLGAKDQLRQRVAYALSQIFVMSMHNGGTNDSEGVLAYQDLLLKHAFGNFRDLLKQVTLNPAMGKFLSLDGSKKANPKKNSFPDENYAREVMQLFTLGLWKLGNNGLAILDKEGKPVPTYSQQDVEEMARVLTGWTKSSYTKPMHSVSHDHDMGQKKIFGHVFPEGQSPEQDLSQAMDLLFNHDNTPIYFATLLIKRLTISNPRRSYIARVADAFKDNGYGVRGDLKAVIKAVLLDSDVLEGKAMSSHQENGRSYSNFGKVKEPLIAMANLARALEVKSNDHDRWWDFANMDYNNFGQAPFEAPTVFNFYEADYAPKGEISDKELVAPEFNILDMDTFRTISNRIWAVIEGTSHRRGWHWDRSEFEQKIDKPDRYIDLLSRLFFGGDMPSDLSSFLKNMLLENSQNGQSIDQQINDTLFAIQCSPEFRCQG, encoded by the coding sequence CAGTTTAAATTATCCCCTGAACTACACCTGGATCTTGCAAAAAAATACGCAAAAATCACTGGTAATAAAAGCACCAATAAATTCTGCAGAAGGGGAGCGTGGTGGTGTCGCACCCTTGGTGCCAAGGATCAATTAAGACAAAGAGTTGCCTATGCCCTTAGTCAAATCTTTGTAATGTCAATGCACAATGGAGGCACCAACGATTCTGAAGGGGTACTGGCTTATCAAGACCTCCTGCTAAAGCATGCGTTTGGCAATTTCCGCGACCTTCTTAAGCAGGTAACCCTAAATCCGGCAATGGGTAAATTTTTATCGCTGGATGGCAGCAAAAAAGCGAATCCCAAAAAAAACAGTTTCCCTGACGAAAACTATGCCCGGGAAGTGATGCAACTGTTTACTTTGGGTTTATGGAAGCTAGGCAATAACGGACTAGCAATATTGGATAAAGAGGGAAAACCCGTACCCACTTACTCCCAGCAGGATGTTGAAGAGATGGCCAGGGTTTTGACAGGGTGGACAAAAAGCAGCTATACCAAGCCCATGCACTCTGTTTCCCACGACCATGATATGGGGCAAAAGAAAATCTTCGGCCATGTATTCCCTGAAGGGCAGAGTCCAGAACAGGATTTATCCCAGGCCATGGATTTATTATTTAACCACGATAATACACCCATCTATTTCGCAACACTATTAATTAAACGGCTAACTATTAGCAATCCTCGCAGAAGCTATATAGCTAGAGTTGCAGATGCATTTAAGGACAATGGTTATGGGGTCAGGGGTGATCTCAAAGCCGTTATCAAGGCTGTTTTATTGGATAGTGATGTCCTGGAAGGCAAGGCAATGTCCAGTCATCAGGAGAACGGAAGATCTTACAGCAACTTTGGCAAAGTGAAAGAGCCATTGATCGCTATGGCTAACCTTGCCCGGGCGCTAGAAGTAAAAAGCAACGATCACGATCGTTGGTGGGACTTTGCTAACATGGACTATAACAACTTTGGACAGGCTCCATTTGAAGCACCCACTGTTTTTAATTTTTATGAGGCAGACTATGCGCCAAAAGGGGAAATCTCTGATAAAGAGCTGGTTGCCCCTGAATTCAATATTCTGGATATGGATACGTTCAGAACAATCAGCAACCGTATATGGGCTGTCATTGAGGGTACCAGCCACCGCAGGGGCTGGCATTGGGATCGCAGTGAGTTTGAACAAAAAATTGACAAACCTGATCGCTATATCGACTTACTAAGCCGCCTTTTTTTTGGTGGCGATATGCCATCAGATTTATCCAGTTTCTTAAAAAATATGCTGCTAGAGAATAGCCAAAATGGTCAATCCATTGATCAACAGATTAATGACACCCTGTTTGCTATTCAATGCTCACCAGAATTTCGCTGCCAGGGGTAA
- a CDS encoding FAD-binding oxidoreductase, which yields MFDLTPVTVRLVERYSDGEEIDHFTFEPVGSGNGLPSVADPKAVSPGQFFMLSVPGKGEAAFTYAGMPDENGRFHALIRQIGKLTDALFECQPGDILGARGPFGKGWPELAGNRVLVVAGGCGLAPVAAKIDTLIEQGSEPVVYFSARSEAMLVMKHERENWRNSCKLYEAVDMLEGASRKFMPGRELMANLSQIISDDGPFDHVICCGPEGMMEAVCKYLTSQGHPASRIWLSLERRMHCGVGLCGHCYVADDLVCVDGPTYRWDQLGELVVKERSIQPPRQQVSMGHAEVECCGGGCV from the coding sequence ATGTTTGATTTAACCCCTGTCACTGTACGACTGGTTGAACGTTATTCCGATGGTGAGGAAATTGACCACTTTACCTTTGAGCCTGTTGGTTCCGGTAATGGGTTGCCCAGTGTGGCTGACCCAAAAGCCGTAAGTCCGGGCCAGTTCTTTATGCTCAGTGTTCCCGGTAAAGGCGAGGCAGCATTTACCTATGCCGGTATGCCCGATGAGAATGGACGTTTCCATGCCCTGATTCGTCAGATTGGCAAGCTGACCGATGCATTATTTGAGTGTCAGCCCGGTGATATTCTCGGAGCGAGAGGTCCTTTTGGCAAAGGCTGGCCTGAGTTGGCTGGCAATAGGGTGCTGGTGGTGGCTGGTGGTTGCGGTCTGGCACCGGTGGCAGCAAAGATTGATACCCTTATTGAGCAGGGATCTGAACCTGTTGTTTACTTTAGTGCCCGCAGTGAAGCCATGCTGGTGATGAAACATGAGCGGGAAAACTGGCGGAACAGCTGCAAGCTCTATGAAGCGGTGGATATGCTGGAAGGTGCCAGTAGGAAATTTATGCCGGGTCGGGAGCTCATGGCGAACCTTAGCCAGATTATTAGTGACGACGGTCCTTTTGATCATGTTATTTGCTGTGGCCCTGAAGGTATGATGGAAGCGGTCTGTAAATATCTCACCAGCCAGGGGCATCCTGCCAGCCGTATCTGGTTATCCCTGGAACGGCGGATGCACTGTGGGGTTGGACTATGTGGTCATTGTTATGTGGCCGATGATCTGGTGTGTGTGGACGGCCCCACTTACCGCTGGGATCAGTTGGGAGAACTGGTGGTTAAGGAGCGTTCCATTCAACCACCACGGCAGCAAGTGTCTATGGGACATGCTGAGGTTGAGTGTTGTGGAGGAGGCTGCGTTTAG
- a CDS encoding DUF1501 domain-containing protein, with protein sequence MKVSRRTFLKGSLASGASLMLPAVSGISSAYGSTDDFKALVCIFLSGGNDAYNMVVPTSSKEYNIYKSMRPSIAHSQSTLIDTGLKTDNNVSLGLAPAMANLQPVFKAGDATVIVNSGQLIEPVVGKSNPQLPQFILAHNYQSVAWQSGTLSHDDEFGWAGRMADDMYLNGSISPLISMSGQCKFLRSKSLGQLTINPGQPSGYEGLNTPQRLEAMNRHFSTDYKNLMQRNYADVMEKCYLDHDTLRGYLDELDGTNDFPDTGLGNSLKAAAQYIRIRGKLGHQRQVYFIQLGGFDTHKDQKKSHENLLKQLADAMAAFHSDINSVGLNDNVTTFTMSDFGRRIPSNASGTDHGWGGHQLVMGGAVNGKKAYGTWPDLRPGSPYDYKNSRMIPEIAADQVSATLASWFGYNKNLEELFPVLNNGFDRKTLDFIKA encoded by the coding sequence ATGAAAGTATCACGTAGAACATTTTTAAAAGGCAGCCTGGCTTCTGGTGCCTCTCTGATGTTACCGGCCGTTTCCGGCATAAGCTCCGCCTATGGCAGTACTGATGACTTTAAGGCTCTGGTGTGTATTTTTTTAAGTGGCGGTAATGATGCCTACAATATGGTGGTTCCTACCAGTAGCAAAGAATACAATATCTATAAATCAATGAGGCCCAGTATAGCCCATTCCCAGAGTACACTGATTGATACCGGGCTAAAGACTGACAACAATGTATCGCTGGGTCTTGCCCCAGCAATGGCTAACCTCCAGCCGGTTTTCAAGGCAGGAGATGCCACCGTTATTGTGAATTCAGGGCAGTTAATTGAACCTGTTGTCGGCAAATCAAATCCTCAACTCCCACAGTTTATACTGGCTCATAATTATCAGTCAGTAGCATGGCAGTCCGGTACCCTGAGCCACGATGATGAGTTTGGCTGGGCGGGACGAATGGCTGATGATATGTATCTCAACGGTAGCATATCTCCATTAATATCCATGAGTGGACAGTGCAAATTTTTAAGATCAAAAAGCCTGGGACAACTGACTATTAATCCAGGACAACCCAGTGGCTATGAAGGACTGAATACACCGCAGCGACTTGAGGCCATGAATAGGCACTTTTCCACTGACTATAAAAATTTAATGCAACGTAACTATGCAGATGTAATGGAAAAATGTTATCTGGATCATGATACTCTCAGAGGCTATTTAGATGAGCTGGATGGTACCAATGATTTTCCTGATACAGGATTGGGTAACTCACTTAAAGCTGCAGCCCAATATATCAGAATACGTGGCAAACTTGGTCACCAACGACAGGTTTACTTCATTCAGCTGGGTGGATTTGATACCCATAAAGACCAGAAGAAATCCCATGAAAATCTGCTAAAACAACTAGCAGATGCCATGGCAGCATTTCATTCTGACATCAATAGCGTTGGTCTGAATGATAATGTGACTACATTCACCATGTCTGACTTCGGCCGCCGTATTCCTTCCAATGCAAGTGGTACAGATCATGGCTGGGGTGGTCACCAGCTAGTCATGGGAGGTGCTGTAAATGGTAAAAAGGCCTATGGCACCTGGCCAGACCTGCGCCCAGGCAGCCCATATGACTATAAAAACAGTCGTATGATTCCTGAAATAGCTGCGGATCAGGTGAGTGCAACGCTGGCTTCCTGGTTTGGCTATAACAAAAATCTGGAAGAGTTATTCCCCGTCCTGAATAATGGCTTTGATAGAAAAACCCTGGACTTTATAAAAGCCTAA
- a CDS encoding GNAT family N-acetyltransferase — protein sequence MAELNNNHKVIPVILSNLSANDRQRLMAAINNTWQSHWGWLRYPCPKDFEHEMSEKKHHWLIVKNHDGAFIGGAFCVTHDPMYPDKVYFGTLWTSPHANKAGLGSRLIAYIEEQAKKLGKNGVHIVVNPKLKPLISFYERRGYVLMEKSRQFPGFMRMEKTWDSPEEGHLHRPDKKAISSDQLIVS from the coding sequence GTGGCTGAATTAAATAATAATCATAAAGTTATCCCCGTTATTCTCAGCAACTTATCCGCAAATGACCGACAGCGGCTTATGGCAGCCATCAATAATACTTGGCAAAGCCATTGGGGCTGGCTACGTTATCCTTGTCCCAAGGACTTTGAGCATGAAATGTCAGAAAAAAAGCATCACTGGCTTATTGTAAAAAATCATGATGGGGCGTTCATCGGCGGTGCTTTTTGCGTTACCCACGATCCCATGTATCCCGATAAAGTCTATTTTGGCACACTGTGGACATCACCTCATGCCAACAAAGCTGGCCTTGGCTCCAGGCTCATCGCCTATATTGAAGAACAGGCTAAAAAACTGGGCAAAAATGGCGTACATATTGTGGTTAACCCAAAACTAAAGCCATTAATTAGCTTCTATGAAAGGCGAGGCTATGTGCTTATGGAAAAATCCCGGCAGTTTCCCGGTTTTATGCGGATGGAAAAGACCTGGGATAGCCCGGAGGAAGGTCACTTGCATCGGCCAGATAAAAAAGCCATATCCTCAGATCAGCTTATTGTCAGCTAG
- a CDS encoding M66 family metalloprotease, which yields MNKKIYKLATVISLVSLFLIFLNSSKATPSPELKGTIEFGQTHIIQASESRLAPHLVGERDTLLLFSPNQPLPEDAVFEVIGFNAQGEKLASIRMQPPSRLLENLESQVSGVPLPPYSDQAWSTMLPWHWIRPGLILNLIYTPDTSTDGLVQSSTYPVPNIGAPTDYSFNRLKIRAWDGKWYDHSDDFNDTVEASELVRDFYGSIPVSRMTIADYSPMHLDKMLVPTVFGPVLVTSDEEMKYTGRTYYNYVLKRITIDGAMAANAGSGLLPSGLSSIPRGLKTDIGMGMALKADGGYRSMIDEGIYGGWHGWSAIGWNTECGNAFIHETGHAMNLSHFTSGTAGSWGISDEYPKDGVNLPDHPAGFHTLFRKFRTWYQVDSNGPKKDANGELLGKRDPMNGGDSAYRGRYCFPQYTAYHSMRIQQFFESRDVLRKTQEGLALYRWDQNSGRYIKSSKQPDIKPLAAGTHVALVIATIAEDGSQGAILPVITSSHGNLFQNPSPLTPDLNSAYNGSQFFFEVDYGDRTEYVLIGKPVTDKTGVYTVSTNLPLTSEGTTPVSIKLYRANKGYPEINPQDSTLMDQRDIGSAPNMPQAITVGGSYDGQRTVKIKGICQTNCPTSEHALRVAFTQEQGSTVFLPLFGRLEDRPGQIQWEGKEGETLLSIKTYEEGKTSHLLQAKAVREVVLANGSRLRLPINDATVFPETLEEALVLWVPQELNNTINANDVSSHLTNYWREVAFSAYNVINGAPVENSAREIEVRVDLWTTTQTAIDLSTGDYLGLGYPELYPDKLSGSTIYYLTNNPQIGPTHQVWMSSPNYALLSIPMAHNSSGETHRVSIRAQRRSHPWSGNWAAMNDSVWVGGSGGNAYTTHLRLGFQVDDNPNLPAGRYQTLPGQELYIEGRAHHAGHKLLGVHLFDISLTKP from the coding sequence ATGAATAAAAAAATATATAAGCTAGCAACTGTTATCTCACTGGTTTCGTTATTCCTGATTTTTTTAAATAGCTCAAAAGCAACTCCCTCACCTGAACTTAAAGGTACTATAGAATTTGGACAAACCCATATTATCCAGGCCAGCGAATCACGACTTGCTCCCCACCTTGTTGGCGAAAGGGACACTCTACTGCTGTTCTCCCCCAACCAGCCATTACCAGAAGACGCAGTTTTTGAAGTAATCGGCTTCAATGCCCAAGGTGAAAAGCTTGCATCCATTAGAATGCAGCCACCCTCGAGGTTATTGGAAAACCTGGAAAGCCAGGTCAGCGGTGTGCCTTTACCCCCTTATTCTGATCAAGCCTGGAGCACCATGTTGCCGTGGCACTGGATCAGGCCTGGCTTGATACTTAATCTGATTTACACGCCTGATACATCAACAGATGGGTTAGTACAAAGCAGCACCTACCCTGTACCAAATATTGGCGCACCCACTGACTATAGTTTTAACCGCCTTAAGATCCGGGCCTGGGATGGCAAATGGTATGATCACTCAGATGATTTTAATGACACCGTTGAAGCCTCTGAATTAGTCAGGGACTTTTATGGATCAATTCCTGTGAGTCGCATGACCATTGCCGACTATTCTCCGATGCATCTGGACAAAATGCTGGTCCCTACTGTATTTGGTCCTGTATTAGTGACCTCTGATGAAGAGATGAAGTATACCGGACGAACCTATTATAACTATGTCCTAAAACGAATCACCATTGATGGAGCCATGGCCGCTAATGCCGGATCTGGACTGCTTCCCTCGGGTTTATCTTCCATCCCTAGAGGGCTTAAAACCGATATTGGCATGGGCATGGCACTAAAAGCCGACGGTGGCTATCGATCCATGATTGACGAAGGCATCTATGGAGGATGGCATGGCTGGTCTGCTATTGGCTGGAATACTGAATGTGGCAATGCCTTTATCCACGAAACCGGCCATGCCATGAATCTTAGCCATTTCACTTCAGGGACAGCAGGAAGTTGGGGAATAAGTGATGAATACCCGAAAGATGGTGTAAACCTTCCAGACCACCCGGCCGGGTTCCACACCCTATTCAGGAAGTTCCGTACCTGGTACCAGGTCGATAGTAATGGCCCCAAAAAAGATGCTAATGGTGAACTGCTGGGCAAGCGTGACCCCATGAATGGAGGTGATTCTGCTTACAGGGGTCGATACTGCTTTCCACAATATACTGCTTATCATAGTATGAGGATTCAGCAGTTTTTTGAGTCACGGGATGTCCTCAGGAAAACTCAGGAAGGGTTGGCCCTATACCGCTGGGATCAGAATTCAGGGCGTTACATAAAAAGCAGCAAGCAACCGGATATCAAACCATTAGCGGCAGGTACCCACGTAGCCCTGGTTATCGCAACCATCGCAGAGGATGGGAGCCAGGGCGCTATTCTACCCGTCATTACCAGCAGCCACGGCAATCTGTTCCAAAATCCCTCCCCTCTCACACCCGATTTAAACAGCGCCTATAACGGATCACAATTCTTTTTTGAAGTCGATTATGGCGATAGAACAGAGTATGTGCTGATTGGAAAGCCTGTGACTGATAAAACGGGTGTCTATACGGTATCTACAAACCTGCCATTAACCAGTGAAGGCACCACCCCTGTTTCCATTAAGCTCTACCGCGCCAATAAAGGGTATCCGGAAATTAATCCGCAAGACAGCACATTGATGGATCAGCGTGACATTGGTTCAGCCCCTAACATGCCACAGGCTATTACAGTGGGGGGATCATACGATGGCCAGCGCACAGTAAAAATCAAAGGCATATGCCAGACCAACTGCCCCACCAGTGAACATGCATTAAGGGTTGCCTTCACACAGGAACAGGGTTCAACGGTCTTTTTGCCATTGTTTGGGCGCCTGGAAGACAGGCCTGGTCAAATACAATGGGAGGGAAAAGAAGGAGAAACATTACTCTCTATCAAGACCTATGAGGAAGGTAAAACATCCCATTTGTTACAGGCAAAAGCGGTCAGAGAAGTGGTACTGGCTAATGGTAGCCGGTTGAGGCTGCCGATAAATGATGCCACAGTATTTCCCGAGACTCTGGAAGAAGCTCTGGTTCTCTGGGTTCCACAAGAACTCAATAACACGATAAATGCCAATGATGTCAGTAGCCACCTCACTAACTATTGGCGGGAAGTGGCATTTTCAGCCTATAACGTTATCAACGGAGCGCCCGTTGAAAACAGTGCCAGAGAAATCGAGGTTCGGGTAGATCTATGGACAACAACCCAAACAGCCATAGACCTTTCAACTGGCGACTATCTCGGGCTGGGCTATCCCGAACTTTATCCGGACAAATTAAGTGGATCAACCATTTACTATTTGACCAACAATCCACAAATAGGCCCTACCCATCAGGTATGGATGAGTTCCCCTAATTATGCCTTACTGTCAATACCGATGGCCCATAACAGTTCCGGGGAAACCCACAGGGTCTCTATTCGTGCCCAAAGGCGCTCCCATCCCTGGTCGGGCAACTGGGCAGCGATGAATGATAGTGTCTGGGTTGGAGGCTCCGGGGGTAATGCCTATACCACTCATCTGCGCCTGGGCTTTCAAGTTGATGATAATCCAAACCTTCCTGCTGGACGCTATCAAACCCTGCCCGGACAGGAGCTATATATAGAAGGGAGAGCGCACCATGCCGGTCATAAATTGCTTGGTGTTCACTTGTTTGATATTAGCCTAACCAAACCCTAA